One Alkalidesulfovibrio alkalitolerans DSM 16529 genomic region harbors:
- a CDS encoding ATP-binding protein — MTITNIVRKIVEIDEEKCDGCGACIPSCAEGALAIVDGKARIVKDLYCDGLGACLGACPRDALTIIEREAEEFDEAAAHAHVARMKAEEEAARARPVTLGCGCPGSAMIEMKREPAKKAKPTSPCACFGDFGEPEEKAAKPESTLSHWPVKIKLVPPHAPFLRGADLIVAADCAPVALAGFNPNVLAGKVVMIGCPKFDDAQEYLAKFKAILTQSGVASVTVLRMEVPCCTGLSHLVHRAAEETGSRVPLKDIVITRNGDMVESML; from the coding sequence ATGACCATCACCAACATAGTCCGCAAGATCGTGGAAATCGACGAAGAGAAGTGCGACGGCTGCGGAGCCTGCATCCCATCCTGCGCCGAAGGCGCGTTGGCCATCGTGGATGGCAAAGCCCGCATTGTGAAGGATCTTTACTGCGACGGCCTGGGCGCGTGCCTGGGCGCGTGCCCGCGCGACGCCCTGACGATCATCGAGCGCGAGGCCGAGGAGTTCGACGAGGCCGCCGCCCATGCCCACGTCGCCCGCATGAAGGCCGAGGAAGAAGCCGCCAGGGCCAGACCCGTGACGCTTGGCTGCGGTTGTCCCGGCTCGGCCATGATCGAGATGAAGCGCGAGCCCGCGAAAAAGGCCAAACCCACGAGTCCCTGCGCCTGCTTCGGGGATTTCGGCGAGCCCGAAGAGAAGGCCGCGAAGCCTGAATCGACGCTCTCGCACTGGCCGGTCAAGATCAAGCTCGTTCCTCCGCATGCGCCCTTCCTGCGCGGCGCGGACCTGATCGTGGCCGCCGATTGCGCGCCCGTGGCCCTGGCCGGGTTCAACCCCAATGTGCTGGCGGGCAAGGTCGTCATGATCGGCTGCCCCAAATTCGACGACGCGCAGGAATACCTGGCCAAGTTCAAAGCCATCCTCACCCAGTCGGGCGTGGCCAGCGTCACCGTGCTGCGTATGGAGGTTCCCTGCTGCACCGGGCTGTCACATCTCGTGCACCGCGCAGCCGAGGAAACCGGGTCGAGGGTGCCGCTCAAGGATATTGTCATCACCAGAAATGGTGATATGGTGGAGTCCATGCTCTGA
- a CDS encoding ferredoxin codes for MGKNVVIDEDACIGCETCVELAPNTFAFNESVGKAYVTNPDGNSEDEIQEAIDTCPAQCISWE; via the coding sequence ATGGGCAAGAATGTCGTGATTGACGAGGACGCCTGCATTGGCTGCGAAACCTGCGTGGAACTGGCTCCGAACACCTTCGCCTTCAACGAGTCCGTGGGCAAGGCCTATGTGACCAACCCCGACGGCAACTCCGAGGACGAAATCCAGGAGGCCATCGATACCTGTCCCGCCCAGTGCATTTCCTGGGAATAA
- a CDS encoding M20 family metallopeptidase, with translation MARIPDPLELAQALVRLDTCNPPGREEEAADLCANLLESAGFTVARHAFAPGRVSVVAELAAPDMESCLCLSGHLDTVPIGPDTWARPPLCGEVAHGRLWGRGSADMKSGVAALVVAALRAATRGPFVKGLRVVLSAGEENGLEGAKYLENLPGVLGGAKAVVVCEPTGCDLLLGHKGVLWVTGEAKGRAAHGSMPEKGENALYKACEAALKLRGTFDGHPGHVIMGRPSISVNIMHAGHKVNVVPDLAEIEMDVRIVPGQGRAAVVSQLSNRCQGLCEVTLRDGYPPVWTEPDNAFARLAAEVAREITGRDHPPAAATYFTDGSVLARAYPGAGVTLFGPGEPEACHSTDESCPVDQIDTAARFYEALALRYLS, from the coding sequence ATGGCCCGAATCCCCGACCCACTCGAACTGGCGCAAGCCCTCGTGCGCCTGGACACCTGCAATCCGCCCGGGCGCGAGGAGGAGGCGGCCGATCTGTGCGCGAATCTTCTCGAATCGGCCGGATTCACCGTCGCCCGCCATGCCTTCGCCCCTGGCCGCGTGAGCGTGGTGGCCGAGTTGGCAGCTCCGGACATGGAAAGCTGCCTGTGCCTCTCGGGCCATCTGGACACCGTGCCCATCGGCCCCGACACCTGGGCGAGGCCTCCCCTGTGCGGCGAGGTGGCGCACGGGCGGCTGTGGGGACGCGGTTCGGCCGACATGAAGTCGGGCGTGGCCGCGCTGGTCGTGGCGGCCTTGCGCGCGGCCACGCGCGGTCCGTTCGTAAAGGGGCTTCGCGTAGTTTTGAGCGCCGGAGAAGAAAACGGCCTGGAAGGTGCAAAATATCTAGAGAATTTGCCCGGAGTGCTGGGGGGGGCCAAGGCCGTGGTCGTCTGCGAGCCCACGGGTTGCGACCTGCTGCTCGGTCACAAGGGCGTGCTCTGGGTGACAGGGGAAGCGAAAGGTCGCGCGGCCCACGGCTCCATGCCCGAAAAGGGGGAAAACGCGCTCTACAAGGCCTGCGAGGCCGCGCTCAAGTTGCGCGGGACGTTCGACGGCCATCCGGGTCATGTCATCATGGGCAGGCCGAGCATCTCGGTCAACATCATGCACGCGGGGCACAAGGTCAACGTGGTGCCAGACCTGGCCGAGATCGAGATGGACGTGCGCATCGTGCCGGGCCAGGGCAGGGCCGCGGTCGTGTCGCAGCTTTCAAATCGCTGCCAGGGGCTTTGCGAGGTTACGCTTCGAGACGGCTACCCGCCCGTGTGGACCGAGCCGGACAATGCCTTCGCGCGGCTGGCAGCCGAGGTCGCGCGCGAGATCACGGGCCGCGACCATCCCCCTGCGGCGGCCACCTATTTCACGGACGGCTCGGTGCTGGCCAGGGCCTATCCCGGCGCGGGGGTGACGCTCTTCGGTCCGGGAGAGCCCGAGGCCTGTCACTCGACCGATGAGTCCTGCCCGGTGGACCAGATCGACACGGCCGCGCGCTTCTATGAGGCGCTTGCTTTACGCTATTTATCTTGA
- a CDS encoding PQQ-dependent sugar dehydrogenase → MTRRTLISCLFVLACLFPATFTRDAQAYDVWGWLRALSADHSTPLVEASNGGLRVDVVVEGLESPWGMVFLPDGRILVTERPGRLRVVANGVLLPDPLPGVPEVSYRGRAGQGGLLDIALHPGFARNSLIYLAYTVDTPEGEMTCVSRHVLGPKGLSQAEIVFPGFPGGKNSKHFGSRIAFGRDGMLYVTLGERGEGRRAQDLMDLNGKTLRLKDDGSIPQDNPFVGVENARPEIFTYGNRNSQGMAVHPETGMIVQTEHGPTWNDAPGGGDEVNIIKPGLNYGWPVIHHRQTSPGMIPPLLEYTPAIAPAGAAFLTGDLFPGWRHDFFFACLRGEKLVRVKFDGETPVEQEFLLEGKFGRLRDVSGGPDGALYVLTSSTDAYGPGRTGGDMLLRLSPADR, encoded by the coding sequence ATGACCAGAAGAACACTCATTTCCTGCCTGTTCGTCCTTGCCTGCCTCTTCCCTGCAACGTTCACACGCGACGCCCAGGCTTACGACGTCTGGGGCTGGCTGCGCGCCCTGTCCGCCGACCACTCCACGCCCCTCGTCGAGGCGAGCAACGGCGGTCTGCGTGTGGACGTGGTGGTGGAAGGACTCGAAAGCCCCTGGGGCATGGTCTTCCTACCCGACGGCCGAATTCTGGTCACGGAGCGGCCAGGACGGCTGCGCGTCGTTGCAAACGGCGTGCTCCTGCCCGATCCCCTGCCCGGCGTTCCCGAGGTCAGCTACCGTGGACGCGCAGGCCAGGGAGGCCTTTTGGACATCGCCCTGCATCCGGGCTTCGCGCGCAACTCGCTGATCTACCTCGCCTACACCGTGGACACTCCAGAAGGCGAGATGACCTGCGTCTCGCGCCACGTCCTCGGCCCCAAAGGGCTTTCGCAAGCCGAGATCGTCTTCCCCGGGTTTCCTGGCGGCAAGAACAGCAAGCACTTCGGCAGCCGCATCGCCTTCGGCCGCGACGGCATGCTCTACGTCACCCTGGGAGAGCGCGGCGAAGGACGGCGAGCCCAGGACCTCATGGACCTCAATGGCAAGACCCTGCGATTGAAAGACGACGGCTCCATTCCGCAGGACAACCCTTTTGTCGGCGTGGAGAACGCCCGGCCCGAGATATTCACCTACGGCAACCGCAATTCCCAGGGCATGGCAGTGCATCCCGAAACCGGCATGATCGTGCAAACCGAGCACGGTCCGACCTGGAACGACGCGCCGGGTGGCGGCGACGAGGTGAACATCATCAAGCCCGGTCTCAACTACGGCTGGCCAGTAATCCACCATCGCCAGACCTCGCCGGGCATGATCCCGCCGCTGCTCGAATACACGCCCGCCATCGCCCCGGCAGGGGCCGCGTTCCTCACGGGCGACCTCTTTCCCGGCTGGCGGCACGACTTCTTCTTCGCCTGCCTGCGCGGCGAAAAACTCGTGCGCGTGAAGTTCGACGGCGAGACGCCCGTGGAGCAGGAGTTCCTGCTCGAAGGCAAGTTCGGACGGCTGCGCGACGTGTCCGGCGGCCCGGACGGCGCGCTGTACGTGCTCACGTCCTCCACGGACGCCTACGGACCGGGCCGCACGGGCGGCGACATGCTCCTGCGCCTGAGCCCGGCGGACAGATAG
- a CDS encoding YceI family protein — protein sequence MPIKIPTLSPRELAFRLEKSPTMTVVCVLTPETHARKRLPGSICACIYEVVFPQTMRQAVLDKSRPVVVYGAGASREAEVAAGRLSALGYADVAILAGGLDAWEAAGLPLEGEAANEPLVDIAVLPPAPGTYVLDAAQCTLEWTGTNKNNRHHGLVEIRGGRIRLDDTDVLGEIHIDVGSISNLDLTDPELNKTLVTHLLSEDFFATARFPTAVMTITSGQSLPGATPGTANRLVQGTLNLRGVRLPLAFPATVERLDDGRLAAQASFELDRTLWGADYGSGKLYRYLGYHLVHDQVGIAVRLVADPEARP from the coding sequence ATGCCCATAAAAATACCGACCCTGTCTCCTCGTGAGCTCGCCTTTCGCCTGGAGAAGTCCCCCACCATGACGGTGGTGTGCGTTCTGACACCCGAGACGCATGCACGAAAACGGCTGCCCGGCAGCATCTGCGCCTGCATATACGAAGTCGTCTTCCCCCAAACGATGCGCCAAGCCGTGCTGGACAAGTCCCGCCCCGTGGTCGTGTACGGCGCGGGCGCATCGCGCGAGGCAGAGGTCGCGGCCGGTCGGCTCTCCGCCTTGGGCTACGCCGACGTCGCCATTCTGGCCGGGGGGCTCGATGCCTGGGAAGCGGCGGGGCTGCCACTGGAAGGAGAGGCCGCGAACGAACCGCTGGTGGATATCGCCGTGCTGCCGCCCGCGCCAGGGACCTACGTGCTGGATGCGGCCCAGTGTACCCTGGAATGGACCGGAACCAACAAAAACAACCGCCACCACGGGCTTGTTGAGATTCGCGGCGGCCGCATCCGCCTGGACGATACGGACGTGCTGGGCGAGATCCACATCGACGTCGGCTCGATCAGTAACCTGGACCTGACCGATCCCGAGTTGAACAAAACGCTCGTGACCCATCTCCTCTCCGAAGACTTTTTCGCCACAGCCAGATTCCCCACGGCCGTGATGACGATCACATCGGGCCAGTCTCTGCCCGGCGCGACGCCAGGCACCGCCAACCGCCTGGTGCAGGGGACGCTCAATCTGCGGGGCGTGCGCCTGCCCTTGGCCTTCCCGGCCACGGTCGAACGACTCGACGATGGCCGGCTTGCGGCCCAGGCCAGTTTCGAGTTGGACCGCACCCTGTGGGGCGCGGACTACGGCTCGGGAAAATTATACCGTTATCTTGGCTATCATCTCGTCCACGATCAGGTCGGCATTGCCGTGCGACTCGTGGCCGATCCGGAGGCACGCCCATGA
- the pyk gene encoding pyruvate kinase — protein sequence MRTRIVATLGPASTDTKIMKAMAENGVRIFRLNFSHASADKFIPVVQMIRQVEDELGIPLTIMGDLCGPKIRIGEVEGSPRTIEKSCLVELGLTGRVPSPEGCVAIGVDLPQVLHGLDVGMPVTLSDGMLQFSVEKVLEKDRRFLLRAHNSGILTSNKGITFPGKSHPLPALTDKDKVDLHEGLAIGIDAFAISFVQTRQDVEDAKEEIKRHGLWAPVVAKIERENAVRNIESILEAADAVMVARGDLGLECPLAEVPVIQKRIIRACRHAQKACIVATQMMLSMVNNPVPTRAEATDVAGAVMDGADCVMLSEETAVGRYPVEATAYIREIAKNAEEYFLERVQGPYAPKKEKNLVKYMAYSACILAETAESAALVAHTTSGATARLLSSRRPAHPIYALTTSKPVQRYLNYFWGVRPRLADMNVENHLDRAQSFVQKSSLFKPGENVIITSGQPTPGQPRIHTNELKVYYK from the coding sequence ATGCGGACCAGGATCGTGGCCACGCTCGGCCCGGCATCCACGGACACGAAGATCATGAAGGCCATGGCCGAGAACGGCGTGCGCATATTTCGGCTCAACTTCTCCCACGCCTCGGCGGACAAGTTCATCCCCGTGGTGCAGATGATCCGTCAGGTCGAGGACGAACTCGGCATTCCCCTGACCATCATGGGCGACCTGTGCGGCCCCAAGATCCGCATCGGCGAGGTCGAGGGATCGCCGCGCACCATCGAGAAGAGTTGCCTGGTTGAACTCGGCCTCACGGGGCGCGTGCCTTCGCCCGAGGGCTGCGTGGCCATTGGTGTGGACCTGCCGCAGGTGCTGCACGGGCTGGACGTGGGCATGCCGGTGACGCTTTCCGACGGCATGCTGCAATTCAGCGTGGAGAAAGTGCTGGAGAAGGATCGCCGCTTCCTCTTGCGGGCGCACAATTCAGGCATCCTGACCTCCAACAAGGGCATCACTTTTCCCGGCAAGTCGCATCCGCTGCCCGCGCTCACGGACAAGGACAAGGTCGACCTGCATGAAGGGCTTGCCATCGGCATCGACGCCTTTGCCATCTCCTTCGTGCAGACCCGTCAGGACGTCGAGGACGCCAAGGAGGAAATCAAGCGCCATGGTCTGTGGGCGCCCGTGGTGGCCAAGATCGAGCGCGAGAACGCCGTGCGCAACATCGAGTCCATTCTTGAAGCGGCCGACGCGGTGATGGTGGCGCGCGGCGATCTGGGGCTCGAATGTCCCCTGGCCGAGGTGCCGGTGATCCAGAAGCGGATCATCCGGGCCTGCCGCCATGCCCAGAAGGCCTGTATCGTGGCCACCCAGATGATGCTCTCCATGGTCAACAACCCCGTGCCCACCCGGGCCGAGGCCACGGACGTGGCTGGGGCGGTGATGGACGGCGCGGATTGCGTCATGCTCTCCGAGGAGACCGCCGTGGGGCGCTATCCCGTGGAGGCCACGGCCTACATCCGCGAGATCGCCAAAAACGCCGAGGAGTACTTTCTTGAGCGGGTGCAAGGGCCTTACGCCCCCAAAAAAGAGAAGAATTTGGTAAAGTACATGGCCTACAGCGCCTGCATCCTGGCCGAGACCGCGGAGAGCGCAGCCCTGGTGGCCCACACCACGAGCGGCGCCACGGCTCGTTTGCTCTCCAGCCGGCGCCCGGCGCATCCCATCTACGCCCTGACCACGAGCAAGCCGGTGCAGCGCTACCTGAACTACTTCTGGGGCGTGCGGCCAAGGCTCGCGGACATGAACGTCGAGAACCACCTGGACCGGGCGCAGTCCTTCGTGCAGAAAAGTTCGCTCTTCAAGCCCGGCGAGAACGTGATCATCACCTCGGGCCAGCCTACCCCGGGTCAGCCTCGTATCCATACCAACGAGCTCAAGGTCTACTATAAGTAG
- the gluQRS gene encoding tRNA glutamyl-Q(34) synthetase GluQRS → MATPHTILRGRFAPSPTGRMHLGNSWASLLAWLAAKSRGGSMILRIEDIDPQRSRPEYIDGLRRDLEWLGLTWDEGPDKGGPHAPYLQSERTHLYQRAVDALGERGLIYPCFCTRKELRSLASAPHAGEAGPAYPGLCARLSREECAARLAKGRSPALRLRCANDEVTFVDLVRGRLCLSPASAGDVAVRRSDGVWAYQLAVVVDDIAMGVTQVVRGEDLLDSTPSQAMLFSLLGGQVPEFWHVPLLVDHEGERLAKRHRSLEIAALREMGVAPGAVIGWLAARAGLLQRERPTMPDELLSGFSTDRVPHGPVVVPADLPARLCALS, encoded by the coding sequence ATGGCCACACCGCACACCATCTTGCGCGGTCGATTCGCGCCAAGTCCCACGGGCCGCATGCACCTGGGCAACTCCTGGGCTTCACTGCTGGCCTGGCTTGCGGCCAAGAGCCGTGGCGGCTCCATGATTCTGCGCATCGAGGACATCGATCCCCAGCGCTCCCGTCCCGAGTACATCGACGGACTTCGCCGCGACCTCGAATGGCTCGGCCTGACCTGGGACGAGGGCCCGGACAAGGGGGGGCCGCACGCGCCCTATCTGCAAAGCGAGCGCACGCATCTGTACCAGCGGGCCGTGGACGCTCTCGGCGAACGCGGTCTGATCTACCCCTGTTTTTGCACCCGCAAAGAGTTGCGCTCCCTTGCCTCGGCTCCGCATGCGGGCGAGGCGGGGCCAGCCTATCCCGGCTTGTGCGCCAGGCTCTCCAGGGAAGAGTGCGCGGCCCGGCTGGCCAAGGGGCGCTCGCCCGCCTTGCGGCTGCGCTGCGCCAATGACGAAGTGACGTTCGTGGACCTTGTGCGGGGGCGGCTGTGCCTTTCGCCCGCCAGCGCCGGGGACGTGGCCGTGCGCCGCTCCGACGGCGTGTGGGCCTACCAACTCGCCGTGGTCGTGGACGACATCGCCATGGGCGTGACCCAGGTGGTGCGGGGCGAGGATCTGCTCGACTCCACTCCCTCGCAGGCCATGCTCTTTTCCCTGCTCGGCGGGCAGGTTCCCGAGTTCTGGCATGTGCCGCTGCTCGTGGATCACGAAGGCGAGCGCCTGGCCAAGCGCCATCGCTCCCTGGAGATAGCGGCTTTGCGCGAGATGGGCGTCGCACCTGGAGCGGTGATCGGCTGGCTGGCGGCCAGGGCCGGACTGTTGCAGCGCGAGCGGCCCACCATGCCCGATGAGTTGCTGTCCGGCTTTTCCACGGACCGCGTTCCGCACGGGCCGGTGGTCGTCCCCGCCGATCTGCCCGCGCGCCTTTGCGCGCTCTCCTGA
- a CDS encoding ammonia-forming cytochrome c nitrite reductase subunit c552, producing the protein MSRKNCLLTAALCALAALFFGCAEIPEPKAPSYKTDLPETTVTNKPFEKPFPLQYKTYLRNDEDTIMTEYKGSVPFRKNDDVNQLPKGYKHAQPYLKNLWMGYPFSYEYNETRGHTYALTDVLEIDRINRYSDKAGLPSTCYNCKTPKMVEWVGKYGDDFWAMEFHGFRTELDLKDHSIGCANCHDPKTMDLRITSVPLNDYLAKEGKDPKTLSRNEMRSLVCAQCHVEYYFTDPKHGPAAKPVFPWTRGFDFEEMYEYYKDFGSVTAPGMEGWFADWTHAVSKTPMLKAQHPEYEMFIDGTHGAAGVSCADCHMSYTRLDGKKKISNHHWTSPLKSPEGIAAACRTCHTDKSPEYLKDRVVTTQRRVFDQLILAQEVSVKAHEAIRQASEWQGEKAADFDALMAQARERCRKGQWLWDMVSAENSVGFHNPAKALEALANSRRYSQEAVDYAMQATMFGIGPTLAGDIKQIVPPILEHSRKLQQSAEHLQSHKWLSYLPKFPEADLVWNLNKRVEGTPEAKEGH; encoded by the coding sequence ATGAGTAGGAAAAACTGTCTTCTGACCGCCGCCTTGTGCGCCCTCGCGGCCTTGTTCTTCGGCTGCGCGGAGATCCCCGAGCCCAAGGCGCCGAGCTACAAGACCGATCTGCCCGAAACAACGGTCACCAACAAACCTTTCGAGAAGCCCTTCCCGTTGCAGTACAAGACGTACCTGCGCAACGACGAAGACACGATCATGACCGAGTACAAGGGCTCGGTTCCCTTCCGAAAAAACGACGACGTCAATCAGCTTCCCAAGGGCTACAAGCACGCCCAGCCCTACCTGAAAAATCTGTGGATGGGCTATCCCTTCAGCTACGAATACAACGAAACGCGCGGCCACACCTACGCACTGACGGACGTCCTGGAGATCGACCGCATCAACCGCTACTCGGACAAGGCGGGCCTGCCTTCCACCTGCTACAACTGCAAGACCCCCAAGATGGTCGAATGGGTCGGGAAGTACGGCGACGACTTCTGGGCCATGGAGTTCCACGGCTTCCGTACCGAGTTGGACTTGAAGGACCACAGCATCGGCTGCGCCAACTGCCACGACCCCAAGACCATGGATCTGCGCATCACCTCGGTGCCGCTGAACGATTACCTGGCCAAGGAGGGCAAGGATCCCAAGACCCTCTCGCGCAACGAGATGCGTTCGCTGGTCTGCGCCCAGTGCCACGTGGAATACTACTTCACCGATCCCAAGCACGGCCCCGCGGCCAAACCTGTCTTCCCCTGGACGCGCGGTTTCGACTTCGAAGAAATGTACGAATATTACAAGGACTTTGGCTCCGTGACCGCGCCGGGCATGGAGGGCTGGTTCGCGGACTGGACGCACGCCGTGTCCAAGACGCCCATGCTCAAGGCCCAACACCCCGAATACGAGATGTTCATCGACGGCACGCATGGCGCGGCCGGCGTGTCCTGCGCCGACTGCCACATGTCCTACACCCGGCTGGACGGCAAGAAGAAGATATCCAATCACCACTGGACATCGCCGCTCAAGTCGCCCGAGGGCATCGCCGCGGCCTGCCGCACCTGCCACACGGACAAGTCTCCCGAGTACCTGAAGGATCGCGTCGTGACCACGCAGCGCCGGGTCTTCGACCAGCTCATCCTGGCTCAAGAGGTTTCCGTGAAGGCGCACGAGGCCATCCGCCAGGCCAGCGAATGGCAGGGCGAGAAGGCCGCCGACTTCGACGCTCTGATGGCCCAGGCGCGTGAGCGCTGCCGCAAGGGCCAGTGGCTGTGGGACATGGTCTCGGCTGAGAACAGTGTGGGCTTCCACAACCCGGCCAAGGCCCTGGAAGCCCTGGCCAACTCGCGCCGCTACAGCCAGGAGGCCGTGGACTACGCCATGCAGGCCACCATGTTCGGCATCGGCCCCACGCTCGCGGGCGACATCAAGCAGATCGTGCCGCCCATCCTGGAACACAGCCGCAAGCTGCAGCAAAGCGCCGAGCACTTGCAGTCGCACAAGTGGCTGAGCTACCTGCCCAAGTTCCCCGAGGCCGATCTGGTCTGGAACCTGAACAAGCGCGTGGAAGGCACCCCGGAGGCCAAGGAAGGACACTAG
- a CDS encoding NapC/NirT family cytochrome c, translating into MTENRSKTGLKIVVLGLLLGVVLYGGFAFSMKSTDQAQFCGNCHTMYEYVRTHQMSGHAKQACNECHIPASGVERYVFKAKSGAHDSYVTAFGTVPDVIHAGLDTKEVVNDNCKRCHDITVLNVAMDVKPYCTDCHRSVPHMNKLPISKRSAANE; encoded by the coding sequence ATGACGGAAAACCGTTCGAAGACCGGCCTCAAGATCGTCGTGCTCGGGCTGCTCCTCGGCGTCGTGCTGTACGGCGGGTTCGCGTTTTCCATGAAGTCCACGGATCAGGCGCAGTTCTGCGGCAACTGCCACACCATGTACGAATACGTGCGTACCCACCAGATGTCGGGTCATGCCAAGCAGGCCTGCAACGAATGCCACATCCCCGCCTCGGGCGTCGAACGCTACGTCTTCAAGGCCAAGAGCGGCGCGCACGATTCTTACGTGACCGCATTCGGCACCGTGCCCGACGTCATCCACGCCGGGTTGGACACCAAGGAAGTGGTCAACGACAACTGTAAGCGTTGTCACGACATCACGGTCCTCAACGTGGCCATGGACGTGAAGCCTTATTGCACCGACTGCCACCGCAGCGTGCCCCATATGAACAAACTCCCCATTTCCAAGAGGAGCGCCGCCAATGAGTAG
- a CDS encoding transposase: protein MLQNAVPPLHTTQAASDYFSTLCRGTGCPRCGREDAYVLKSGRLRCPQCGYTFHRFSRRFINRGSLPPEYWHAILHYFIGGLPPHEAASRLALTYATVFKAYATIRLAIAATSGDGHALLDGKGEPVRFCPEIENEDEDRPLCLTCASPVMGIRENERGVRLSLFNKLNAQGVFAMPLRLKTWRSLVYTETFQEFDALIFCCCRTARTLFQAKFTRDPLRLDATDFMAFAEAWFSQYHCLSPENSFAYLKEIEFRFNHRDTPLYPLLAEALCSLVPKRID from the coding sequence ATGCTCCAAAACGCCGTGCCTCCCCTGCATACCACGCAGGCGGCCAGCGACTATTTCTCCACCCTGTGCCGCGGCACCGGGTGTCCGCGTTGCGGCCGCGAGGACGCCTACGTCCTGAAAAGCGGCCGTTTGCGCTGTCCGCAGTGCGGCTACACCTTCCATCGCTTCTCGCGCCGCTTCATCAACCGGGGCAGCCTGCCCCCGGAATACTGGCACGCCATCCTGCACTATTTCATCGGCGGCCTGCCGCCGCACGAGGCCGCATCCCGCCTCGCCCTGACCTATGCCACAGTCTTCAAGGCCTACGCCACCATCCGGCTGGCCATCGCCGCCACCTCCGGCGACGGCCACGCTCTTCTCGACGGCAAGGGCGAGCCGGTTCGCTTCTGCCCCGAAATCGAAAATGAGGACGAGGACCGTCCCCTATGCCTGACTTGCGCCTCGCCCGTCATGGGCATCCGCGAAAACGAGCGGGGCGTGCGCCTGAGTCTTTTCAACAAGCTCAACGCCCAAGGCGTCTTCGCCATGCCACTCAGGCTCAAAACCTGGCGCAGCCTAGTCTACACGGAGACCTTCCAGGAATTCGACGCCCTGATCTTCTGCTGCTGCCGCACCGCGCGGACCCTCTTCCAGGCGAAATTCACCCGCGACCCCCTGCGCCTGGACGCCACAGACTTCATGGCCTTCGCCGAGGCCTGGTTCAGTCAGTATCACTGTCTTTCGCCCGAGAACTCGTTCGCTTACCTCAAGGAGATCGAATTCCGGTTCAATCACCGCGACACGCCGCTGTATCCGCTTCTGGCCGAGGCGCTGTGTTCCCTGGTGCCAAAACGTATCGACTGA
- a CDS encoding sulfite reductase: MRDENPHRDDQGARPRAMGSVAFKPKDTLGFITLEEVERLARTMRTLDLGEAKLTADQRFLFLGLGEEQAQAAREALGVVAPPRSLSVHACPGSAGCKNGLRDTISIARRLQAHLSDLSFPAKVKIGVSGCPRCCAESMVRDLGLIGRTNGWTLAFGGNAGIAPRTADVLASGLSDDDSLDLSRRILHMYLESAPAKTRTARFVEREGIEVLRAKLGLRT; the protein is encoded by the coding sequence ATGCGCGACGAAAACCCGCATCGCGACGATCAGGGCGCGAGGCCACGGGCCATGGGGTCCGTGGCCTTCAAGCCCAAGGACACGCTTGGCTTCATCACTCTTGAAGAGGTCGAGCGCCTGGCGAGGACCATGCGCACCCTGGACCTCGGGGAAGCCAAGCTCACGGCGGATCAACGCTTCCTGTTCCTGGGCCTTGGCGAGGAGCAGGCCCAGGCCGCGCGCGAGGCGCTTGGCGTCGTGGCCCCGCCCCGCTCCCTCTCGGTGCATGCCTGCCCCGGCAGCGCGGGCTGCAAAAACGGTCTGCGCGACACCATCTCCATCGCGCGACGTCTGCAAGCGCACCTTTCGGACTTGTCCTTTCCCGCCAAGGTCAAGATCGGCGTCTCGGGCTGCCCCCGCTGCTGCGCCGAGAGCATGGTCCGCGACCTGGGGCTGATCGGCCGCACGAACGGCTGGACGCTGGCTTTCGGAGGCAATGCGGGCATCGCGCCGCGCACCGCCGACGTGCTTGCTTCCGGCCTTTCGGATGACGACTCGCTTGACCTCTCGCGCCGCATTCTGCATATGTATCTTGAATCAGCGCCTGCCAAAACACGAACGGCCCGCTTCGTCGAGCGCGAGGGCATCGAAGTCCTGCGCGCGAAACTGGGCCTGCGGACATGA
- a CDS encoding cupin domain-containing protein, with protein MKTINLFEQGVFKDKGFGKLLVHDSPYFRILNFNFEPGQELPVHNHDVEGQLSILVVEGEGEFLGADNAAIPAKTGDVLIADIAEPHGIRATTRMRVVVTIAPTL; from the coding sequence ATGAAGACCATCAATCTGTTCGAGCAAGGCGTTTTCAAGGACAAGGGCTTCGGCAAGCTCCTGGTCCACGATTCCCCCTACTTCCGCATCCTGAACTTCAACTTCGAGCCGGGCCAGGAACTGCCCGTGCACAACCACGACGTGGAAGGCCAGCTCTCCATCCTGGTCGTCGAGGGCGAGGGCGAGTTCCTGGGCGCGGACAACGCGGCCATCCCGGCCAAGACGGGCGACGTGCTTATCGCGGACATCGCCGAGCCCCACGGCATCCGGGCCACTACCCGCATGCGCGTGGTGGTGACCATCGCGCCGACGCTGTAG